Proteins found in one Serratia plymuthica genomic segment:
- the galU gene encoding UTP--glucose-1-phosphate uridylyltransferase GalU gives MPAVNRKVRKAVIPVAGLGTRMLPATKAIPKEMLPLVDKPLIQYVVNECIAAGINEIVLVTHSSKNSIENHFDTSFELEAMLEKRVKRQLLDEVQSICPKGVTVMQVRQGVAKGLGHAIMCAYPLVGDEPVAVILPDVILDEYSADLKKDNLHEMLQRFEQTGISQIMVEPVPQKDVGNYGVADCKGYALQAGESAPMVSVVEKPSPDEAPSNLAIVGRYVLSADIWPLLAKTPPGAGGEIQLTDSIEMLMQQETVEAYHLKGVSHDCGNKLGYMQAFVEYGLRHASLGKEFSQWLQQLLAADKK, from the coding sequence ATGCCTGCTGTAAATCGTAAAGTCAGAAAAGCCGTGATCCCGGTTGCAGGCTTGGGAACACGAATGTTGCCGGCGACAAAAGCCATCCCCAAAGAAATGTTGCCGCTGGTTGACAAGCCATTGATCCAGTACGTGGTCAATGAATGCATTGCGGCAGGGATTAATGAAATTGTGTTGGTAACCCACTCCTCCAAGAATTCGATTGAAAACCATTTCGATACCAGTTTTGAGCTGGAAGCGATGTTGGAAAAACGCGTCAAACGTCAGTTGCTGGATGAAGTCCAGTCTATCTGCCCGAAGGGCGTTACCGTGATGCAAGTGCGTCAGGGCGTGGCGAAAGGCCTTGGGCACGCCATTATGTGCGCTTATCCGTTGGTGGGCGATGAGCCGGTCGCCGTAATTTTGCCGGACGTGATCCTTGATGAGTACAGCGCCGATCTGAAAAAAGACAATTTGCACGAAATGCTGCAGCGGTTCGAACAAACCGGTATCAGCCAGATCATGGTTGAACCTGTGCCGCAGAAAGATGTCGGCAATTATGGCGTAGCGGACTGCAAGGGTTATGCACTGCAGGCGGGCGAAAGCGCTCCGATGGTCAGCGTGGTGGAAAAACCTTCGCCAGACGAAGCGCCGTCAAATCTGGCCATTGTGGGCCGTTATGTACTTTCTGCCGATATCTGGCCGCTGCTGGCGAAAACGCCTCCGGGCGCCGGTGGAGAGATTCAACTTACCGATAGCATTGAAATGCTGATGCAACAGGAAACGGTAGAAGCCTATCACCTCAAAGGGGTGAGCCATGACTGCGGCAACAAGCTGGGCTACATGCAGGCTTTCGTCGAGTATGGTCTGCGCCATGCCAGCCTTGGCAAAGAATTTTCTCAGTGGTTGCAACAGTTGCTGGCCGCTGATAAGAAGTAA